From Salinibacterium sp. ZJ450, one genomic window encodes:
- a CDS encoding NAD(P)-dependent alcohol dehydrogenase: MRAIVFTDYQTFPSLEEVERPQPGPGEVLLKVAGAGACHSDVAIYKDFVEGAPGAQRPAFTLGHENSGWIEEMGPGVHGFTVGDAFLVYGPVGCGHCRACSRGQDTYCENAATMPYLGIGLGRDGGMAEYVVVPARNLIPLGDADPIAAAPLSDAALTPYHAIKNSLPNLAGGGRFALVIGLGGLGQIAVQILSALTGATIIATDMKQDAMERAAAAGALTVPGGDGQVAAIRALTDGRGVDAAFDFVGATPTIKTAQASMAQGGRCTVVGIAGGTTEWSFFGTPYESTITNTYWGTIEDLYEVVDMYQAGQIQPEIERYSMDDALEAYRKLESGQLSGRAVVVPHGV; this comes from the coding sequence ATGCGTGCAATCGTGTTCACCGATTACCAGACCTTCCCCTCCCTCGAGGAGGTGGAACGTCCCCAGCCCGGTCCCGGCGAGGTGCTGCTGAAGGTCGCCGGCGCCGGGGCCTGCCACTCCGACGTCGCCATCTACAAGGACTTCGTCGAGGGAGCACCGGGCGCCCAGCGACCGGCGTTCACCCTCGGCCACGAGAATTCCGGCTGGATCGAGGAAATGGGACCCGGAGTGCACGGGTTCACCGTCGGCGACGCGTTCCTGGTCTACGGACCCGTCGGCTGCGGCCACTGCCGCGCCTGCTCGCGCGGTCAGGACACCTACTGCGAGAACGCCGCCACCATGCCGTACCTGGGCATCGGACTCGGCCGCGACGGAGGGATGGCCGAGTACGTTGTCGTGCCCGCCCGGAACCTGATCCCGCTCGGTGACGCCGACCCCATCGCCGCAGCGCCGCTCAGCGACGCCGCCCTGACCCCGTATCACGCCATCAAGAACTCGCTCCCGAACCTTGCCGGAGGCGGCCGATTTGCCCTGGTGATCGGGCTCGGCGGGCTCGGTCAGATCGCCGTGCAGATCCTGTCGGCGCTGACCGGAGCCACCATCATCGCCACCGACATGAAGCAGGATGCGATGGAGCGCGCCGCCGCAGCCGGAGCGCTCACCGTTCCCGGCGGCGACGGTCAGGTCGCCGCCATCCGCGCCCTGACCGATGGACGCGGCGTGGATGCCGCATTCGACTTCGTCGGTGCGACGCCCACCATCAAGACCGCGCAGGCCTCGATGGCGCAGGGCGGACGCTGCACGGTGGTCGGCATCGCGGGCGGCACCACCGAGTGGTCGTTCTTCGGCACACCGTACGAGTCGACCATCACCAACACCTACTGGGGCACCATCGAAGACCTCTACGAGGTGGTCGACATGTACCAGGCAGGGCAGATCCAACCGGAGATCGAGCGGTACTCGATGGATGACGCACTCGAGGCGTACCGAAAGCTCGAGTCAGGGCAGCTTTCCGGACGTGCCGTCGTGGTGCCGCACGGCGTTTAG
- a CDS encoding GNAT family N-acetyltransferase — protein sequence MSAPAPTLRQGRISIRPIRLRDARVLETELAANRSWLRRWEATNPSGSINFDTRSSIRSLLANSRAGAGVPFVVEYDGQFAGQLNVSSIAYGSLSSATIGYWVSERFAGLGITPAAVALATDFCFFSLGLHRMEICIRPENVASLRVVEKLGFRYEGLRRRYIHIDGDWRDHFCFALTVDELPQGVMRRWLDGRVPASAATVPAADRALAQSPLRLGG from the coding sequence ATGTCAGCGCCCGCACCAACCCTGCGTCAGGGTCGCATCAGCATCCGTCCGATCCGGCTGCGGGATGCGCGCGTACTCGAGACGGAGCTCGCCGCCAACCGCAGCTGGCTGCGGCGCTGGGAGGCCACCAACCCCAGCGGCTCGATCAACTTCGACACGCGGTCGAGCATCCGCTCCTTGTTGGCCAACTCGCGCGCCGGAGCCGGCGTGCCGTTCGTGGTGGAGTACGACGGCCAGTTCGCCGGGCAGCTGAACGTGTCCTCGATCGCATACGGGTCACTGTCGAGCGCCACGATCGGCTACTGGGTGTCCGAGCGCTTCGCCGGTCTCGGCATCACGCCCGCCGCGGTGGCCCTCGCCACCGACTTCTGCTTCTTCTCGCTCGGGCTGCACCGCATGGAGATCTGCATCCGGCCCGAGAATGTGGCGAGCCTGCGCGTGGTCGAGAAGCTCGGCTTCCGCTACGAGGGGCTGCGCCGACGCTACATCCACATCGACGGCGACTGGCGAGACCACTTCTGCTTCGCGCTGACCGTCGACGAGCTTCCGCAGGGCGTGATGCGGCGCTGGCTCGACGGGCGGGTGCCGGCCTCCGCGGCCACCGTGCCGGCTGCCGATCGGGCGCTCGCACAGTCGCCGCTGCGGCTCGGCGGCTAA
- the galU gene encoding UTP--glucose-1-phosphate uridylyltransferase GalU: MPFQISKAVIPAAGLGTRFLPATKAMPKEMLPVVDKPAIQYVVEEAVAAGLTDVLMITGRNKNALENHFDRNGELEATLTRKGDTDKLDKVNFSTNLADMHYVRQGDPLGLGHAVLRAKMHVGREPFAVLLGDDIIDERDVLLSRMIEVQGQRNASVVALLEVDPEQAHLYGVATVEATEEEDVVRITGLVEKPAPGTAPSNLAVIGRYVLKPEVFDVLEKTAPGKGGEIQLTDALETMATAPDWTGGVYGVVFRGRRYDTGDRLDYIKAIIQLAVDRDDLGPDLTPWLKDFAAKLD; the protein is encoded by the coding sequence ATGCCCTTCCAGATCTCAAAAGCCGTAATACCTGCCGCCGGACTGGGAACACGATTCCTGCCGGCCACCAAGGCGATGCCCAAGGAGATGCTGCCGGTTGTCGACAAGCCGGCCATCCAGTACGTGGTCGAGGAGGCCGTGGCAGCCGGGCTGACCGACGTGCTGATGATCACCGGGCGCAACAAGAACGCTCTGGAGAACCATTTCGACCGCAACGGCGAGCTGGAGGCGACCCTCACCCGCAAGGGCGACACCGACAAGCTCGACAAGGTCAACTTCTCCACCAACCTCGCCGACATGCACTACGTGCGCCAGGGTGACCCGCTGGGTCTCGGCCACGCCGTGCTGCGCGCCAAGATGCACGTGGGCCGCGAGCCGTTCGCCGTGCTGCTCGGTGACGACATCATCGACGAGCGCGACGTGCTGCTCAGCCGCATGATCGAGGTGCAGGGGCAGCGCAACGCCTCCGTGGTCGCCCTGCTCGAGGTCGACCCGGAGCAGGCGCACCTCTACGGTGTGGCCACGGTCGAGGCCACCGAGGAAGAGGACGTGGTGCGCATCACCGGGCTCGTCGAGAAGCCCGCACCGGGCACCGCCCCCTCCAACCTGGCCGTGATCGGACGCTACGTGCTGAAGCCCGAGGTGTTCGACGTGCTGGAGAAGACCGCGCCCGGCAAGGGCGGCGAGATCCAGCTGACCGACGCGCTGGAGACGATGGCGACCGCCCCGGACTGGACCGGCGGCGTGTACGGCGTGGTGTTCCGCGGCCGACGCTACGACACCGGCGATCGGCTGGACTACATCAAGGCGATCATCCAGCTCGCGGTGGACCGCGACGACCTCGGCCCCGACCTGACACCGTGGCTGAAGGACTTCGCCGCGAAGCTCGACTGA
- a CDS encoding 5-formyltetrahydrofolate cyclo-ligase: MSYDAIDEKRALRAELRERRRFMTAPERAKADAALTRNLIELVERTGARSISAYLSTPYEPSTREFVQWACDRDIRVLLPVSRQDGLLDWAPYDGGDEEDDLFGMPTPTSELLGPIAINEVDLIFVPAASVDRSGMRMGWGMGYFDKTLGSMEKCPPVYAVIFDSELVDEVPSEVHDQRVDGAVTPSGIVSFKD, from the coding sequence ATGTCGTACGACGCGATTGACGAAAAGCGCGCACTGCGGGCCGAGTTGCGCGAGCGCCGGCGCTTCATGACGGCTCCGGAACGGGCGAAGGCGGATGCCGCGTTGACCCGCAACCTGATCGAGCTTGTCGAGCGCACCGGCGCCCGCTCGATCTCTGCCTACCTGTCCACGCCGTACGAACCGAGCACGCGGGAGTTTGTGCAGTGGGCCTGCGACCGCGACATCCGGGTGCTGCTGCCGGTCTCCCGGCAAGACGGCCTGCTCGACTGGGCACCATACGACGGCGGCGACGAAGAGGACGACCTGTTCGGGATGCCGACCCCGACCAGCGAACTGCTCGGCCCGATCGCGATCAACGAGGTGGACCTGATCTTCGTGCCCGCAGCATCCGTCGACCGTTCCGGCATGCGGATGGGCTGGGGAATGGGATACTTCGACAAAACGTTGGGTTCGATGGAGAAGTGCCCGCCCGTCTATGCTGTCATCTTCGACAGTGAGCTCGTCGACGAGGTGCCCAGCGAAGTGCATGACCAGCGAGTCGACGGTGCGGTGACTCCGTCAGGAATAGTTTCGTTTAAGGATTGA
- a CDS encoding FmdB family zinc ribbon protein: MPTYSYRCTECSNSFDIQQAFTDDSLTVCPSCSGKLRKLFSAVGVTFNGSGFYRTDSRAAAAGSSGKAGSSGKSESGSSGKSGSESGSSGGSSAAAPAAASASSSSSSSSSSSSSSSSSSGSSASGSSAAAS, translated from the coding sequence ATGCCCACCTACTCTTACCGTTGCACCGAGTGCTCGAATTCGTTCGACATCCAGCAGGCGTTTACGGATGACTCGCTCACCGTGTGCCCGAGCTGCAGCGGCAAACTGCGCAAGCTGTTCTCGGCGGTTGGGGTGACGTTCAACGGCTCCGGCTTCTACCGCACCGACAGCCGTGCCGCCGCGGCGGGGTCGTCTGGCAAGGCTGGGTCGTCGGGCAAGTCTGAGTCTGGGTCGTCGGGCAAGTCTGGGTCTGAGTCTGGGTCGTCGGGCGGGTCGTCCGCGGCTGCGCCGGCTGCGGCATCCGCTTCATCATCATCATCATCATCATCGTCTTCGTCGTCTTCTTCGTCGTCCTCGTCTGGATCATCTGCTTCCGGTAGCAGCGCCGCTGCCAGCTGA
- the mscL gene encoding large conductance mechanosensitive channel protein MscL: MAPETKGYTVLKGFRDFITRGNVIDLAVAVVIGTAFTAIVNTLVASLFNPLIGALFNAESLSQTGIVTIPTLGGAGTAELGFGAVLAAVIQFLLVALVVYFVFVFPMNKFREHAAARRSAQTGAPVEESAPTETELLAEIRDILAQVQTDRGRHSELSDGVPAARDHA; encoded by the coding sequence ATGGCGCCCGAAACCAAGGGATACACAGTGCTCAAGGGATTCAGAGACTTCATCACGCGGGGCAACGTCATCGACCTGGCGGTCGCGGTCGTCATCGGTACCGCGTTCACGGCAATCGTCAACACGCTGGTGGCGTCCCTGTTCAACCCGCTGATCGGCGCACTGTTCAACGCCGAGAGCCTGTCGCAGACCGGCATCGTCACCATTCCCACGCTCGGCGGCGCAGGGACCGCTGAGCTCGGGTTCGGCGCGGTGTTGGCCGCCGTGATCCAGTTCCTGCTGGTCGCGCTCGTGGTGTATTTCGTCTTCGTCTTCCCGATGAACAAGTTCCGGGAGCACGCCGCCGCTCGCCGTTCCGCGCAGACCGGTGCTCCGGTCGAGGAGTCCGCTCCCACCGAGACGGAGTTGCTCGCCGAGATCCGCGACATCCTGGCGCAGGTGCAGACGGACCGCGGGCGGCACTCCGAGCTGTCCGACGGCGTCCCCGCCGCGCGCGACCACGCTTAG
- a CDS encoding AAA family ATPase, which translates to MTDETVEQLASVGDSVQDSSAPEGAVPDGAVPNGAVPDEAVPSSPMPNTAIPNTAVPIKAPTGALRHSPPPNPADRVPDDEAPNAALLGRTRLSQNTVNTRPRGAATADRPSLIEPRTEADKLAQATDTETEPATSWRDELASIGGRSPLLHFADTPSTRIELSVTHPGGLAQFITGKTTPLSSLIRDDLALRAAKSAAGLIAAKGLELSTARGIDSIHLGIGIAEWTNDGVEYRAPVLLRPLAIRRHGRDFEVKLRGDAFLNPEFGRAMKEQFQITLDAEAFVRLTDDDGAFKPNPVIDRLRGLTSHLEWFNVQPRLVVSSFADVASGLTADAANCEHPVLDALAGNSTAKWSVKEGHSEIEALGADMREPSTDVLLLDADSEQEQVVAEIAAGNSVVVKTLPGTGGTQTIVNALGALIGQNKRVLVVSPRRATLRGIAQRFGDVGLPGLAVAPRTLRRDIIRSISRNEKAKAAELAEVDDALVRLRTVLLDYRQALAKPDAVLSISVLDCVTELSRLALLPTPPSTTARLSRASVERLAHDRHRVADTMVQAASLGEFRYGPGDSPWYGAQFANGEEAGRAHALAKQLKAETLPRLLVRAGELIGSTRLRPFESVHELGIYLRLLTDLRDTLDKFLPVVFDRSISELIAATAPRREAPEMSSGNRRRLKKLAKEYVRPGVHVNDLHDALSRIQQQRILWQRFVASGVTPEVPVGIADVQVAYQEVTQDLSLLDGPLGYVSREQQLAFLPIDTLTQRITALAAESDVLNNLQERTALMTTLRDLELDPLINDLAMRHLPDSQVGAELELAWWQSALESLLEADRALLGANTPVLDRLEADFRLVDEAHAAGSAQLLGWQVAENWKLGIADWPDEASQLRKTLRRGDLTAFDLQTSAPHLSRAVAPVWLASPYEVHEIADTMPFDTVVIVDAGATTIAENVGAIRRARQVVAFGDPVTQTPTPFTIAIDEPETDVATSAPRPIDDRHDDSALAKLSELLPTLSLTRSYRAGGEDLAELVNRRFYGGRIQSLPWAGSFLGHGSLTLDYIEDGTGMPNPDDGSVESVDAEVQRVVELVLAHAATRPQESLMVLTASAKHAVRVQHAVLTAVAARPDISEIIIGDRPEPFAVLTLEQAVAQSRDRVIFSIGYGRTPHGRVLSDFGALGEPGGERLLAVGMTRARRHLKIVTCFRAEDIEEGRMNHGAVALAEILTEISARAAEDPLPDDSDPMLVDLARRLEKRGLVVALGHRNKLGLVAAHGGACIAIDTDAVLQRTSLRESLRLRPEMLRRLGWHYLRVHSFELFSDPDAVADKVCAIIGAPTGPITEPIGVVGA; encoded by the coding sequence GTGACTGACGAGACGGTAGAGCAGCTGGCCTCCGTGGGCGACAGCGTGCAAGACAGCAGCGCGCCCGAGGGTGCTGTGCCAGACGGTGCTGTTCCGAACGGCGCCGTCCCCGACGAAGCGGTGCCGAGCAGTCCTATGCCGAACACCGCCATACCGAACACCGCCGTGCCGATCAAAGCGCCCACCGGCGCCCTGCGCCACAGCCCCCCGCCCAACCCGGCCGACCGAGTGCCCGACGACGAGGCCCCGAACGCCGCTCTGCTCGGCCGCACCCGGCTGTCGCAGAACACCGTGAACACCCGGCCCCGCGGCGCCGCAACTGCCGATCGGCCAAGTCTGATCGAACCACGAACCGAGGCGGACAAGCTGGCTCAAGCGACTGACACCGAGACCGAGCCGGCCACCAGCTGGCGTGACGAACTGGCATCCATCGGCGGACGCTCGCCGCTGCTGCACTTCGCCGACACCCCGAGCACGCGCATCGAGTTGAGCGTGACGCATCCCGGCGGCCTCGCCCAGTTCATCACCGGCAAGACCACGCCGCTGTCGAGCCTGATCCGCGACGACCTCGCGCTGCGTGCCGCGAAGAGCGCGGCCGGGCTGATCGCCGCGAAGGGTCTCGAGCTCTCCACGGCGCGGGGCATCGACTCGATCCACCTGGGCATCGGCATCGCCGAATGGACCAACGACGGCGTCGAGTACCGCGCTCCCGTGCTGCTGCGGCCGCTCGCCATCCGCCGCCACGGACGTGACTTCGAGGTCAAGCTGCGCGGCGACGCCTTCCTCAACCCGGAATTCGGCCGGGCCATGAAGGAGCAGTTCCAGATCACGCTGGATGCCGAGGCCTTCGTGCGGCTCACCGACGACGACGGCGCCTTCAAGCCAAACCCGGTGATCGACCGGTTACGCGGGCTCACCAGCCACCTGGAGTGGTTCAACGTTCAGCCGCGTCTGGTGGTGTCGTCGTTCGCGGACGTCGCCTCTGGACTGACCGCGGATGCCGCCAACTGCGAGCATCCAGTGCTAGACGCCCTCGCCGGCAACTCCACCGCGAAGTGGAGCGTGAAAGAGGGGCACAGCGAGATCGAGGCGCTCGGCGCCGACATGCGCGAACCCTCCACCGACGTGCTGCTGCTCGACGCCGACTCGGAGCAGGAGCAGGTGGTCGCCGAGATCGCCGCCGGCAACTCCGTGGTCGTGAAGACGCTGCCCGGCACCGGCGGCACCCAGACCATCGTCAACGCGCTCGGCGCCCTGATCGGCCAGAACAAGCGGGTGCTGGTCGTCAGCCCCCGCCGCGCCACGCTGCGCGGCATCGCGCAACGTTTCGGCGACGTCGGCCTGCCCGGGCTCGCGGTCGCCCCGCGCACCCTGCGCCGCGACATCATCCGTTCCATCTCCCGCAACGAGAAGGCGAAGGCCGCCGAGCTGGCCGAGGTCGACGACGCCCTGGTGCGCCTGCGCACCGTGCTGCTCGACTACCGCCAGGCGCTCGCCAAGCCTGACGCCGTGCTCAGCATCAGCGTGCTCGACTGCGTCACCGAACTCAGCCGGCTGGCGCTGCTGCCGACCCCGCCGTCGACCACGGCGCGGCTGTCGCGCGCCTCGGTGGAGCGCCTCGCGCACGACCGGCACCGGGTCGCCGACACCATGGTGCAGGCCGCGAGCCTGGGGGAGTTCCGCTACGGACCGGGCGATTCACCGTGGTACGGCGCGCAGTTCGCCAACGGCGAGGAGGCCGGCCGGGCGCACGCGCTGGCCAAGCAGCTGAAGGCCGAGACCCTGCCCCGCCTGCTGGTGCGCGCCGGAGAGCTGATCGGCTCCACCCGGCTGCGCCCGTTCGAGTCCGTGCACGAGCTCGGCATCTACCTGCGGCTGCTCACCGACCTGCGCGACACCCTCGACAAGTTCCTGCCGGTGGTCTTCGACCGGTCGATCAGCGAGCTGATCGCCGCGACGGCTCCCCGCCGTGAGGCGCCCGAGATGTCATCCGGCAACCGTCGCCGGCTGAAGAAGCTCGCCAAGGAGTACGTGCGCCCCGGCGTGCACGTGAACGACCTGCACGACGCGCTGTCGCGCATCCAGCAGCAGCGCATCCTCTGGCAGCGGTTCGTGGCCAGCGGGGTCACGCCCGAGGTGCCGGTGGGCATCGCCGACGTGCAGGTGGCCTACCAGGAGGTCACGCAAGACCTGTCGCTGCTCGACGGTCCGCTCGGCTATGTGTCCCGAGAGCAGCAGCTCGCCTTCCTGCCGATCGACACGCTCACCCAGCGGATCACCGCGCTCGCCGCCGAATCCGACGTGCTGAACAACCTGCAAGAGCGCACCGCCCTGATGACGACGCTGCGCGACCTCGAGCTCGACCCGCTGATCAACGACCTGGCGATGCGGCACCTGCCAGACTCGCAGGTCGGCGCCGAACTCGAGCTGGCCTGGTGGCAGTCGGCCCTGGAGTCGCTGCTCGAGGCAGACCGGGCCCTGCTCGGCGCGAACACGCCCGTGCTCGACCGGCTCGAGGCCGACTTCCGCCTGGTCGACGAGGCGCACGCCGCCGGCAGCGCCCAGCTGCTCGGCTGGCAGGTGGCGGAGAACTGGAAGCTCGGCATCGCCGACTGGCCGGACGAGGCCAGCCAGCTGCGTAAGACACTGCGCCGCGGCGACCTCACCGCGTTCGACCTGCAGACCAGCGCCCCGCACCTGTCGCGCGCGGTCGCCCCGGTGTGGCTGGCCTCCCCGTACGAGGTGCACGAGATCGCCGACACCATGCCGTTCGACACCGTCGTGATCGTCGACGCCGGCGCCACCACGATCGCCGAGAACGTCGGCGCCATCCGTCGCGCCCGCCAGGTGGTGGCCTTCGGCGACCCGGTGACGCAGACCCCGACGCCCTTCACCATTGCCATCGACGAGCCGGAGACGGATGTCGCGACATCCGCCCCCCGTCCCATCGACGATCGGCACGACGACTCCGCGCTGGCGAAGCTCAGCGAGCTGCTGCCGACCCTGTCGCTCACCCGCAGCTACCGCGCCGGCGGCGAGGACCTCGCCGAACTGGTGAACCGCCGCTTCTACGGTGGGCGCATCCAGTCGCTGCCGTGGGCCGGCAGCTTCCTCGGGCACGGCAGCCTCACCCTCGACTACATCGAGGACGGCACCGGCATGCCCAACCCCGACGACGGCTCGGTGGAGAGCGTCGACGCCGAGGTGCAGCGCGTGGTGGAGCTGGTGCTCGCCCACGCCGCGACCCGCCCGCAGGAGTCGCTGATGGTGCTCACCGCCAGCGCCAAGCACGCGGTGCGCGTGCAGCACGCGGTGCTCACCGCGGTGGCGGCCCGTCCGGACATCAGCGAGATCATCATCGGCGACCGGCCGGAGCCGTTCGCGGTGCTCACCCTCGAGCAGGCCGTGGCGCAGAGCCGCGACCGGGTGATCTTCTCCATCGGCTACGGACGCACCCCGCACGGCCGCGTGCTCAGTGACTTCGGCGCCCTCGGCGAACCCGGCGGAGAGCGCCTGCTCGCCGTCGGCATGACCCGCGCCCGCCGTCACCTCAAGATCGTCACCTGCTTCCGGGCCGAAGACATCGAAGAGGGCCGGATGAACCACGGCGCCGTCGCCCTCGCCGAGATCCTCACCGAGATCAGCGCCCGCGCCGCCGAAGACCCGCTGCCCGATGACAGCGACCCGATGCTGGTCGACCTGGCCCGCCGCCTGGAGAAGCGCGGCCTGGTCGTCGCCCTCGGACACCGCAACAAGCTCGGCCTCGTCGCCGCGCACGGTGGCGCCTGCATCGCGATCGACACCGACGCGGTGCTGCAGCGCACCAGCCTGCGCGAGTCGCTGCGGCTGCGCCCGGAGATGCTGCGCCGCCTCGGCTGGCACTACCTGCGGGTGCACTCCTTCGAACTGTTCAGCGACCCGGATGCCGTGGCCGACAAGGTCTGCGCCATCATCGGCGCACCCACAGGCCCGATCACCGAGCCGATCGGGGTGGTCGGTGCGTGA
- a CDS encoding DoxX family protein, with the protein MEIALWIVAGIAALLFLAAGAMKALQPKEKLATSMGWVNDFSASQVKLIGMAEVLGAVALVLPPIVGIAPILVPISATAVAVLMVGAIVVHARRSEKQVIPVNVVLLLLALFVAVGRFFVEPF; encoded by the coding sequence ATGGAAATTGCTCTCTGGATCGTTGCGGGCATCGCCGCCCTCCTCTTCCTCGCAGCCGGCGCAATGAAGGCGCTGCAGCCGAAGGAAAAGCTCGCCACCTCGATGGGGTGGGTCAACGACTTCAGCGCCTCGCAGGTGAAGCTCATCGGCATGGCCGAGGTGCTGGGCGCGGTGGCTCTGGTGCTGCCTCCGATCGTCGGCATCGCGCCGATCCTGGTGCCGATCTCGGCGACCGCGGTCGCCGTGCTGATGGTCGGCGCGATCGTGGTGCACGCACGCCGCAGCGAGAAGCAGGTCATCCCGGTGAACGTGGTGTTGCTGCTGCTCGCGCTGTTCGTGGCGGTGGGACGATTCTTCGTCGAGCCGTTCTAA
- a CDS encoding histidine phosphatase family protein, giving the protein MRLLLIRHGQTPSNVLGALDTLVPGPGLTELGNQQAAAVPDALADENIGAIFASVQRRAQLTAAPLAAARRLGVVVREGLREISAGDLEMNTDWESVNIYHRVSFGWSDGELDLRMPGGENGVEVLGRFDQVVHEAVELGQETVAFVAHGQIIRTWTAARAENIDVEFAARHSLHNTGIVVVEGDPDAGWIAHTWNGVAIGGPTVDEPTSATGPGGEPS; this is encoded by the coding sequence ATGCGACTCCTGCTAATCCGTCACGGTCAAACCCCGTCTAACGTCCTCGGCGCACTCGACACTCTCGTGCCCGGCCCCGGACTCACCGAACTTGGCAACCAGCAGGCCGCCGCGGTTCCGGATGCGCTCGCTGACGAGAACATCGGCGCCATCTTCGCGTCGGTGCAACGTCGCGCCCAGCTCACCGCCGCGCCGCTGGCCGCCGCACGCCGACTGGGCGTCGTCGTGCGCGAGGGGCTGCGTGAGATCAGCGCCGGAGACCTCGAAATGAATACCGACTGGGAGTCGGTGAACATCTACCACCGGGTGTCATTCGGCTGGTCGGACGGAGAGCTCGACCTGCGGATGCCGGGTGGCGAGAACGGCGTCGAGGTGCTCGGGCGCTTCGATCAGGTCGTGCACGAGGCGGTCGAGCTGGGGCAGGAGACGGTGGCGTTCGTGGCGCACGGGCAGATCATCCGCACCTGGACCGCGGCGCGCGCCGAGAACATCGACGTGGAGTTCGCCGCCCGCCACAGTCTGCACAACACCGGCATCGTGGTGGTCGAGGGAGATCCGGATGCCGGTTGGATCGCCCACACCTGGAACGGCGTAGCGATCGGCGGCCCCACCGTCGATGAACCGACCAGCGCCACCGGCCCGGGCGGCGAGCCGTCCTAA
- a CDS encoding YciI family protein, with protein MRYTLLMHYPEMTEAELGAEAMAEGKKAFDIYAKDLHNSGVLLSADVLQPSSTTTTVSSREGTLKVQDGPFADSKEQLGGTFVIDVPDLDAALSWAEKCPAAEYGVIEVRPSAIVFHDGQWEGQHD; from the coding sequence ATGCGTTACACACTGCTGATGCATTATCCCGAGATGACCGAAGCCGAACTTGGCGCCGAGGCCATGGCCGAGGGCAAGAAGGCGTTCGACATCTACGCCAAGGACCTGCACAACTCCGGCGTGCTGCTGTCGGCCGACGTGTTGCAGCCGTCGTCCACGACGACCACGGTCAGCTCTCGTGAAGGCACCCTGAAGGTGCAGGATGGCCCGTTCGCCGACAGCAAGGAGCAGCTCGGTGGCACCTTCGTGATCGACGTGCCCGATCTGGATGCCGCGCTGTCCTGGGCGGAGAAGTGCCCGGCCGCCGAGTACGGGGTCATCGAGGTGCGTCCGTCGGCGATCGTGTTCCACGACGGGCAGTGGGAGGGTCAGCACGACTGA